From one Ctenopharyngodon idella isolate HZGC_01 chromosome 15, HZGC01, whole genome shotgun sequence genomic stretch:
- the sst1.2 gene encoding somatostatin 1.2: MRLCELQCYLALLGLSLVLCGRSANSQLEPDLDFRHRRLLQRARAIGQATQDWTKKDVEELLSLLSMPEMEMRENDISTVDENEDLRVELERSAESSNHIPARERKAGCKNFYWKGFTSC; the protein is encoded by the exons ATGAGACTGTGTGAGTTGCAGTGTTATTTGGCCCTGTTGGGTCTGTCTCTTGTGCTGTGTGGTCGCAGTGCAAACTCCCAGCTAGAACCGGACCTGGACTTCCGCCATCGCAGACTTCTGCAGAGAGCACGAGCGATTGGACAGGCTACACAG GACTGGACCAAGAAAGACGTTGAAGAACTCCTCTCCCTGCTCTCCATGCCTGAAATGGAGATGCGCGAGAATGATATTTCAACGGTGGATGAAAACGAGGACCTACGTGTGGAGCTAGAGCGTTCCGCAGAGAGCTCGAACCACATTCCCGCTCGGGAACGTAAAGCGGGATGCAAAAACTTCTACTGGAAGGGCTTCACTTCCTGCTGA